The Methanosarcina acetivorans C2A genome includes the window GGGGACCGTGATGGTGCTGATGCGCAAGCGGTTCGACTGCAGTTAATAATCCGCCTTTTTTCAGCACCCGTTTAATCTCGAAAAGTGCGAATTTAATGTCATCAAGGTGGTGGAGCATGAAAAAGCAGGTAGCAGCATCCACAGAGTCCCCTTCAAAAGGCAAGGCATAGGCGCTTCCGGTTTTGAACTGCACATTGGGGATCCCAAGGACTTCTGCATTCATCTGGGACTGCCCGGTGAGAGAATCGTGAATGTCGATCCCGTAAACCTGTGATTCGGGGTTGTTTTTTGCAAGCTCCATTGTAAGGGTTCCGAAACCGCTACCGATATCAAGGATGGTTTCTCCTTTTATTCCGGGAAACACGGAAGGGAGCACCTGAGCCCTCACTTGTGCCATGCGATCTTCAGGGAACTTCGCATTTTTTGCTTTATCTGCATCAATTGATGTAAAGGGAAGGATAGCGAAGATCTTTGACCCGTTAACCGCCATCAGACCCCGCACGTAAGCGCTCCCGGTTTCGGCTACGACAAGCTCCACAACCGAAACTCCGACACCCTGACAAAAACGCAAGTTCCATGCCTCACGTTTTTCAGGGAATCGGAAATTCAGGGGAGTATGCACCACAATATAATGGGAGTAGTCCTGGCTGAAATACGCTGATACGGATTCAGGTTCTTTAAGGCGGACTTCACTTATGCTTTCCCTGAAAAGGGAGAGAATTTGCAGGGAACTTTCATCTGCCTCGTTTCTTACAGTTCCAATTTCTCCGAACATACCTCTGGATTTGATTTGAAGGAATAAAAGTTCTCTGATGGAAAGGGCTTGAAAAAGAGGTATTCAGGCAACATAAAAGCTGATATCCGGGTTAGATGAGGAAAATTTCGCATGTTTTGTGGATGTCATTCCAAACTACATAAATAATCAATATCAATTACAATATTCTTAAATACTATGAAATGGGATAGAGGGTACCTGTTGGTGGTCGCGATGAAG containing:
- a CDS encoding class I SAM-dependent methyltransferase — translated: MFGEIGTVRNEADESSLQILSLFRESISEVRLKEPESVSAYFSQDYSHYIVVHTPLNFRFPEKREAWNLRFCQGVGVSVVELVVAETGSAYVRGLMAVNGSKIFAILPFTSIDADKAKNAKFPEDRMAQVRAQVLPSVFPGIKGETILDIGSGFGTLTMELAKNNPESQVYGIDIHDSLTGQSQMNAEVLGIPNVQFKTGSAYALPFEGDSVDAATCFFMLHHLDDIKFALFEIKRVLKKGGLLTAVEPLAHQHHHGPQLSETAWIELFEDVGFNAESETPEGAIVLKAVKRG